The window AACCAATTAAAATTTCACAAATGGCATCGAACTTCCAAAAAGCTATTCGACATATTGTTTTATGTTATGACTTTTTTTGATATACTAGGCTAGATAAAGTGAAACTGCATTTAGCTGGGGAAGGTCTCACTAAATGCCAGGTTACAAAAGGAGCGAAACCAATTGAGCAAAGTATATGTATTTGATCACCCATTAATCCAACATAAGTTAACTTATATTCGTGATAAAAACACGGGAACAAAAGAATTTCGTGAACTTGTTGATGAAGTAGCAACGTTAATGGCATTTGAAATCACTCGTGATATGCCTCTAGAGGAAATCGAAATTGATACACCAGTAACTACAGCTAAAACTAAAGTTCTTTCTGGTAAAAAAATTGCGATCGTTCCAATCTTGCGTGCAGGAATCGGGATGGTTGACGGTGTACTAAAACTAATCCCAGCTGCAAAAGTTGGTCATATCGGGTTATACCGTGATCCAGAAACTTTAAAACCAGTTGAATACTACGCTAAACTTCCAGCTGATGTGGAAGAACGCGATTTCATCATCGTTGACCCAATGCTTGCAACAGGTGGTTCAGCAGTCGA is drawn from Lysinibacillus sp. SGAir0095 and contains these coding sequences:
- the upp gene encoding uracil phosphoribosyltransferase, with protein sequence MSKVYVFDHPLIQHKLTYIRDKNTGTKEFRELVDEVATLMAFEITRDMPLEEIEIDTPVTTAKTKVLSGKKIAIVPILRAGIGMVDGVLKLIPAAKVGHIGLYRDPETLKPVEYYAKLPADVEERDFIIVDPMLATGGSAVEAINSLKTRGAKNIKFMCLIAAPEGVQAIQESHPDVDIYIAALDEKLNDHGYIVPGLGDAGDRLFGTK